A part of Lacibacter sp. H407 genomic DNA contains:
- a CDS encoding YybH family protein, whose amino-acid sequence MKQLLLLPLLLFALTVFAQKTDEQQIHSILEAQTKHWNNGDLEQFMKGYWNNDSLMFIGKSGITYGYKNTLENYKKGYPSKDAMGTLTFPFFQLKRISADAYFVIGQWHLARPKEGDVGGHYTLLFRKINGEWVIVADHSS is encoded by the coding sequence ATGAAACAACTACTTCTACTTCCCCTGCTGCTGTTTGCATTGACAGTGTTTGCACAAAAAACCGATGAGCAACAAATACATTCCATACTTGAAGCACAAACCAAACATTGGAACAATGGCGATCTGGAACAATTCATGAAAGGCTACTGGAACAACGATTCATTGATGTTCATTGGTAAAAGCGGTATTACGTATGGCTACAAGAATACACTGGAAAATTATAAGAAAGGCTATCCAAGCAAGGATGCAATGGGCACACTCACGTTTCCATTCTTTCAGCTAAAACGTATTTCTGCAGATGCGTATTTTGTGATCGGGCAATGGCACTTGGCAAGACCCAAAGAAGGAGATGTTGGCGGACATTATACCTTGCTGTTCCGAAAAATAAACGGGGAATGGGTAATTGTGGCCGACCACAGCAGTTAG
- a CDS encoding prohibitin family protein yields MFLIILGIIIVVVGFSVAKADSPVQRYGKLIRSLGFVVIVIGMLTACVVQIDAGQVGVQKLFGKVQNRTLQSGLNVVNPLVEVVKMDIKTLNYTMSGMHDEGTARSDDAIRVLTADGLEVTIDLSVLYRVIPAEAPRLIAETGEDYEDKIVRPLTRTRIRDNAVYYDAIALYSTKRDEFQLRIFKTIEDDFKKRGLFLENLLVRNITLPASVKATIEQKINAEQDAQKMQFVLQKEKQEAERKRVEAQGIADYQRIISESLTDRQLQYESIKAQLELSKSQNAKIIIMGKGNTPVILNADK; encoded by the coding sequence ATGTTTCTCATCATTCTCGGAATCATCATTGTTGTTGTTGGTTTCTCTGTTGCAAAAGCCGACAGCCCCGTTCAGCGATATGGTAAATTGATCCGTTCGCTTGGTTTTGTAGTGATTGTAATCGGAATGCTTACTGCCTGCGTTGTACAGATCGATGCTGGCCAGGTTGGCGTACAAAAACTGTTTGGTAAAGTACAGAACCGAACACTTCAGAGTGGGCTAAATGTCGTAAATCCGTTGGTAGAAGTTGTGAAAATGGATATCAAAACATTGAATTATACCATGAGTGGTATGCACGATGAAGGAACTGCTCGCAGCGACGATGCCATTCGTGTTCTAACTGCCGATGGATTGGAAGTAACCATCGATCTTTCGGTTTTGTATCGTGTAATTCCTGCTGAAGCACCACGATTAATTGCCGAAACAGGTGAAGATTATGAAGATAAAATTGTTCGTCCGCTTACAAGAACACGTATTCGTGACAACGCTGTTTATTACGATGCCATTGCACTTTACTCAACCAAGCGGGACGAATTTCAACTACGCATTTTCAAAACCATTGAAGATGATTTTAAGAAACGTGGTTTATTTCTGGAGAATCTGCTTGTACGAAACATTACTTTACCTGCCAGTGTAAAAGCAACCATAGAACAAAAGATCAATGCCGAACAGGATGCACAGAAAATGCAGTTTGTATTACAGAAAGAAAAACAGGAAGCTGAACGGAAACGTGTAGAAGCGCAAGGTATTGCTGATTACCAACGCATCATCAGCGAAAGTTTAACCGACCGGCAATTGCAATATGAAAGTATTAAAGCTCAACTGGAATTAAGTAAATCACAAAACGCCAAGATCATTATTATGGGCAAAGGAAATACACCGGTTATATTGAATGCGGATAAGTAA
- a CDS encoding sulfatase-like hydrolase/transferase yields the protein MIQINKIRLKESPFHIFLVPVFFILSKYVQYQGLSGTEVAIVVGLQLTLAIVFSWGLLYLVTRNATKSALIISFCALLFLFFGDIRVYLKDSLILNLFSKYKFLLPTLIFIFFLFLKAIKSDKMTRRTNIFFSFLLLVFTSIEIIKVFQLRYQLKLENPATELKFHDTIKQDLPDIYFLVPDCYPSSSYQKEILEVDNNSFDDSLRNLGFLVLNQSKSNYNRTAFSMLSTFNMSYPKIADTSRASGPREYMLALKQISKARLLQYLKKANYEFINLSIFDLADTKALRKQKFLSTTPREMFLSHTFWNYFSRDIYYAWFFKKANYKQNLNRQTNESLKQYNHKIIDTLLHNNFSSNKHPVFTYAHLNLPHFPYFYDENGKAYPPDSIYNEDMIVNKKRFAGYIRYTNKQLLQIINSIKSKTNNEAVIILQSDHGLSDINTSRKLDAFRNYSAFYFPDGDYSMLYDSMSNVNSFRIIINKYMNQSLPLIPDQTFYIGIR from the coding sequence ATGATACAAATCAACAAAATAAGGCTCAAAGAGTCTCCTTTCCATATTTTTCTTGTTCCTGTATTTTTTATTCTGAGTAAATATGTGCAATATCAAGGTCTATCGGGTACTGAAGTAGCAATAGTTGTTGGCTTACAACTTACTTTAGCAATAGTTTTTTCTTGGGGCCTACTTTATCTTGTCACCCGGAATGCCACAAAATCAGCGCTAATAATTTCTTTTTGTGCCCTATTGTTTCTTTTTTTTGGAGACATTCGTGTGTACTTAAAGGACTCCTTGATTCTAAACCTTTTCTCCAAATACAAATTTCTATTGCCAACATTAATATTTATCTTCTTTCTTTTTCTAAAGGCAATTAAGTCCGATAAAATGACAAGGCGTACTAATATTTTTTTCAGCTTCTTGTTGCTTGTTTTTACCAGTATTGAAATAATAAAGGTCTTTCAATTAAGGTATCAGTTGAAACTAGAAAACCCCGCTACTGAACTCAAGTTTCATGACACCATAAAACAAGATCTTCCAGATATATATTTCTTGGTGCCAGATTGTTATCCTTCATCGTCCTACCAAAAAGAAATTCTTGAAGTTGACAACAATTCTTTTGATGATTCACTTAGAAACTTAGGCTTTCTGGTTCTTAATCAAAGTAAAAGCAACTATAATCGGACAGCCTTTTCAATGTTATCAACATTTAACATGTCATACCCGAAGATCGCCGATACCTCTCGGGCTTCTGGCCCAAGAGAATATATGCTCGCACTTAAACAAATTAGCAAAGCACGATTATTACAATATTTAAAAAAAGCAAACTACGAGTTTATCAACTTATCAATTTTTGATCTTGCGGATACAAAGGCATTACGAAAGCAAAAGTTTTTAAGTACTACGCCAAGAGAAATGTTTCTTAGCCATACATTCTGGAATTATTTCAGTCGTGATATTTACTATGCCTGGTTTTTTAAAAAGGCAAACTATAAACAAAACTTGAATAGGCAAACCAATGAATCGTTAAAACAATACAACCACAAAATTATTGATACACTTCTACATAATAATTTTTCGAGTAACAAGCACCCTGTTTTTACATATGCCCATTTAAACTTACCACACTTCCCCTACTTTTATGACGAAAATGGAAAAGCCTATCCACCAGACAGTATCTATAACGAAGATATGATAGTTAACAAAAAAAGATTTGCAGGTTATATTAGATATACAAACAAGCAATTGTTACAAATAATCAATTCAATTAAAAGTAAGACAAATAATGAAGCTGTAATTATTTTGCAAAGTGATCATGGCTTATCTGATATAAATACCTCCAGAAAGCTTGATGCATTTCGAAATTATTCTGCTTTTTATTTCCCAGATGGAGATTATTCAATGCTATATGATAGCATGAGTAATGTAAATAGTTTCAGGATTATAATTAATAAATATATGAATCAATCGCTCCCTTTGATTCCCGACCAAACATTTTACATTGGCATACGATGA